From Acidothermus cellulolyticus 11B, a single genomic window includes:
- the ftsE gene encoding cell division ATP-binding protein FtsE — MIRFERVTKIYPRQSRPALQDVSLEVNKGEFVFVVGASGSGKTTFLRLVLKEEKATHGKVYVAGKDLSRLSAWKVPALRRQIGTVFQDFRLLPNKTVAQNVAFALEVIGRPRHHIARVVPEVLELVGLADKADRLPSELSGGEQQRVAIARAFVNRPMLLLADEPTGNLDPATSVGIMKLLDRINRTGTTVVMATHDAHIVDSMRRRVIELDGGHVVRDQSRGVYGYSN, encoded by the coding sequence GTGATTCGTTTCGAACGCGTGACCAAGATCTACCCGCGGCAGAGTCGACCGGCGTTGCAGGACGTTTCGCTGGAAGTGAACAAGGGGGAGTTCGTCTTCGTCGTCGGCGCCTCCGGATCGGGCAAGACGACCTTCTTGCGGCTGGTGCTCAAGGAGGAGAAGGCCACCCACGGCAAGGTGTACGTCGCCGGCAAGGATCTCTCGCGGCTGTCCGCGTGGAAGGTGCCGGCGCTCCGCCGGCAGATCGGTACGGTGTTTCAGGATTTCCGGCTGCTGCCGAACAAGACCGTGGCGCAGAACGTGGCCTTCGCCCTCGAAGTGATCGGCCGTCCGCGACATCACATAGCGCGGGTCGTGCCCGAGGTGTTGGAGCTCGTCGGTCTTGCCGACAAGGCGGACCGGCTGCCATCGGAACTCTCCGGCGGCGAGCAGCAGCGGGTCGCCATCGCCCGGGCATTCGTGAACCGTCCGATGCTCCTGCTGGCCGACGAGCCCACCGGCAACCTGGATCCGGCGACCAGCGTCGGAATCATGAAACTTCTCGATCGCATCAATCGGACCGGCACCACGGTGGTCATGGCGACCCACGATGCGCACATCGTCGACTCGATGCGCCGGCGCGTCATCGAGTTGGACGGCGGTCACGTCGTCCGCGACCAGTCCCGCGGTGTGTACGGCTATTCGAACTGA
- a CDS encoding RING finger family 4 domain-containing protein — MSCEHLVCAACSGPVEQARCPVCREARARVHHPTTHGIPPVMIVILVTAAAVLLWILGRLAALV; from the coding sequence ATGTCCTGCGAGCACTTGGTGTGTGCGGCGTGCTCCGGCCCGGTCGAGCAGGCGCGTTGCCCGGTGTGCCGCGAGGCGCGCGCACGAGTGCATCACCCGACGACGCACGGCATACCGCCAGTCATGATCGTTATCTTGGTTACGGCGGCGGCTGTGCTGCTCTGGATTCTCGGTCGCCTCGCCGCCCTCGTTTGA
- the prfB gene encoding peptide chain release factor 2 produces the protein MQPQDPHEHLKDLDTRLAGIEQVLDLPAMRREAADLERQAADPGLWNDPENAQRVTSRLSFLQAEIRRVEGLRKRLDDVMVLFELAEAENDEPTRTEALAEMAALQKAIDDLEVRTLLSGEYDAREALVTINSQAGGVDAADWAQMLLRMYLRWAERHGYPTEILDTSYAEEAGIKSATFIVHAPFTYGLLAAEHGTHRLVRISPFDNQARRQTSFAGVDVVPVVEKTDHIDIPEDEIRVDVFRSSGPGGQGVNTTDSAVRITHLPTGIVVTCQNERSQLQNRATAMMVLQARLLERRRQEEAAKLAALRGETTTSWGTQIRNYVLHPYQLVKDLRTEVETSNTAGVLDGEIDEFIDAGVRWRRQRERR, from the coding sequence GTGCAGCCGCAAGACCCCCACGAACACCTCAAAGACCTCGACACCCGACTCGCCGGTATCGAGCAGGTGCTCGACCTGCCGGCGATGCGCCGCGAGGCGGCCGACCTCGAACGTCAAGCCGCCGACCCCGGACTGTGGAACGATCCAGAGAACGCCCAGCGGGTCACCAGCCGGCTTTCCTTTCTGCAGGCGGAAATTCGCCGGGTCGAGGGGTTGCGCAAGCGGCTGGACGACGTGATGGTTCTCTTTGAGCTCGCCGAGGCGGAGAATGACGAACCCACCCGTACCGAAGCGCTCGCGGAAATGGCCGCGCTGCAGAAAGCCATCGACGACCTGGAAGTGCGGACGCTTCTCTCCGGCGAGTACGACGCGCGGGAAGCGCTGGTCACGATCAACTCGCAAGCGGGTGGCGTGGACGCCGCGGACTGGGCGCAGATGCTGCTGCGCATGTACCTGCGGTGGGCGGAGCGGCACGGCTATCCAACGGAAATTCTCGACACCTCGTACGCCGAGGAAGCCGGCATAAAATCCGCGACATTCATCGTGCACGCGCCGTTCACGTACGGTCTCCTCGCCGCGGAGCACGGCACGCACCGGCTGGTGCGGATCAGCCCGTTCGATAACCAGGCCCGCCGGCAGACGTCCTTCGCGGGTGTGGACGTCGTCCCGGTCGTGGAGAAAACCGACCACATCGACATTCCGGAGGATGAGATCCGGGTGGACGTGTTCCGCTCTTCCGGTCCCGGTGGCCAGGGTGTGAACACCACGGATTCCGCGGTCCGGATCACGCACCTGCCGACCGGTATTGTCGTCACCTGCCAGAATGAGCGCAGTCAATTGCAAAATCGTGCGACCGCCATGATGGTGCTGCAGGCTCGGTTGCTGGAGCGTCGCCGTCAGGAGGAAGCGGCGAAGCTCGCCGCGCTGCGGGGTGAGACGACGACGAGCTGGGGCACGCAAATTCGCAATTACGTTCTGCATCCGTACCAGCTGGTGAAGGATCTACGGACCGAGGTCGAAACCAGCAACACGGCCGGCGTCCTGGACGGTGAGATCGACGAATTCATTGACGCCGGGGTCCGTTGGCGTCGGCAGCGGGAACGTCGGTGA
- a CDS encoding TadE/TadG family type IV pilus assembly protein produces MSGPGMAGNRAIVRSARVRGKSASQCRDDGGQISLLIVFFGLVILGFTTVIVDLSTVFLAQRVLQATADGAALTAAQHVSLAGAYTTELAEWLPLSDAEVYAAVADYVGEPGRAPQSCRSGTLSITAATLDATDRTVSVSLSCTVSLPIVNVITGSWWRGVPIARHADARLLVLPSG; encoded by the coding sequence ATGAGCGGGCCGGGCATGGCGGGAAACCGCGCCATCGTCCGTTCGGCTCGTGTACGCGGGAAGAGCGCGTCGCAGTGTCGCGACGACGGCGGTCAGATCAGCTTGCTCATCGTGTTCTTTGGTTTGGTGATTCTTGGTTTCACCACCGTCATCGTCGATCTGTCCACGGTTTTTCTTGCGCAGCGCGTATTGCAAGCCACGGCGGACGGCGCGGCACTCACCGCAGCACAGCATGTTTCGCTCGCAGGTGCATACACCACCGAACTGGCGGAGTGGCTTCCGCTCTCTGATGCGGAGGTGTACGCAGCGGTGGCTGATTATGTCGGTGAACCGGGTCGAGCGCCGCAGTCCTGCCGGTCCGGGACGCTATCCATCACGGCGGCCACCCTCGACGCGACGGACCGAACGGTCAGTGTGTCGCTTAGTTGTACGGTCAGCCTGCCGATCGTCAATGTGATTACGGGTTCCTGGTGGCGCGGCGTGCCGATCGCCCGGCATGCTGACGCGCGGCTCCTTGTTCTGCCGAGCGGTTGA
- a CDS encoding TadE/TadG family type IV pilus assembly protein: MPVPDEWSSPVMDEGSAVVDLVLVSLLLMPLFVALLHVGSVLYVRNTLAACAHDAARYAASHDIVTAGPETIRAAVHRRIDACVPALVGRRLTVTAEAERTVRTTPDGAAVPVVEVHVSGVLDAIVGTRTIHAAAAVLSEDP, translated from the coding sequence ATGCCGGTCCCTGACGAATGGTCGTCGCCGGTGATGGACGAGGGGTCCGCCGTCGTCGATCTCGTGCTGGTGAGCCTGCTGCTCATGCCGCTGTTCGTCGCACTCCTCCACGTCGGTTCCGTGCTGTACGTAAGGAATACGCTCGCGGCTTGCGCGCATGATGCGGCTCGCTACGCGGCGAGTCATGACATTGTGACCGCCGGGCCGGAGACGATACGTGCCGCCGTCCATCGGCGAATCGACGCGTGCGTACCGGCGTTGGTCGGCCGGCGGCTGACGGTCACGGCCGAGGCGGAGCGGACCGTGCGGACCACACCGGACGGCGCGGCAGTTCCCGTCGTTGAGGTCCACGTGTCGGGTGTGCTGGATGCCATTGTTGGCACGCGGACAATTCACGCAGCCGCCGCGGTATTGTCGGAGGATCCGTGA
- a CDS encoding type II secretion system F family protein: MAVEEFRVEQVLWGSIGFLVGLGVSLLLLAQNPHRPPLALGMLCVIAACCGAIARDVTLSREAQRRSRRMLAEFPTVAELLALAVGAGESPAAALERVVRVCRGELSVEFARALSEARTGGSLVTALENLAARNPLDIMSRFVDGMIVAMQRGTPLADVLRAQASDVREAAKRSLLDIGGRKEIGMMVPVVFLILPITLLFALFPSFVSLHLLI, from the coding sequence ATGGCTGTCGAGGAATTCCGGGTCGAGCAAGTGCTATGGGGCTCAATCGGTTTCCTCGTAGGGCTCGGCGTCAGCCTGCTGCTCCTCGCCCAGAATCCGCACCGCCCGCCGCTCGCGCTCGGGATGCTCTGCGTTATCGCCGCGTGCTGTGGGGCAATCGCCCGCGACGTCACGTTGAGCCGGGAGGCCCAGCGGCGCAGCAGGCGGATGCTCGCCGAATTTCCGACGGTCGCGGAATTGCTCGCCTTGGCGGTTGGAGCCGGGGAGAGCCCAGCGGCGGCGCTCGAACGGGTGGTTCGGGTGTGTCGCGGAGAACTGTCCGTCGAATTCGCTCGAGCGCTCAGCGAGGCGCGAACCGGGGGATCACTCGTCACTGCCCTGGAGAATCTCGCCGCGCGCAATCCCCTCGATATCATGTCGCGTTTCGTCGACGGAATGATTGTCGCGATGCAACGCGGGACGCCGCTCGCAGACGTGCTGCGCGCGCAGGCATCCGACGTCCGTGAAGCGGCCAAGCGTTCCTTGCTGGACATCGGCGGACGCAAGGAAATCGGCATGATGGTCCCTGTCGTGTTCCTGATCTTACCGATCACGCTTCTCTTTGCGCTGTTCCCGAGTTTCGTTTCCCTGCACTTGCTGATTTAG
- a CDS encoding type II secretion system F family protein — MGALLGLLCGVGLLLLVHRRPAGAPNHRRRPRRISQRIADTLRQAGLETVTTRHLVAAGGAAAGVVGTAVAAISHTATIAAAFAAFAGCAPWTLVRHRARRRRAELRAVWPDVVDNLASAVRAGLALPEAVAQLADRGPDELRPTFRRFADDYRVSGNFAASLDELKRRLADPTADRIIESLRMAREVGGTDLGRLLRTLSVFLREDLRIRAELETRQGWTVNGARLAVLAPWLLLGLLSLHPAAVHAYNSAAGVVILTVGASVSAVAYRAMVRIGRLPEEERVLR; from the coding sequence ATGGGTGCCCTTCTTGGGTTGCTCTGCGGCGTGGGTCTGCTCCTCCTCGTCCACCGTCGCCCGGCCGGTGCACCGAACCACCGCCGTCGACCGCGCCGGATCTCGCAGCGGATCGCCGATACTCTTCGCCAAGCCGGCCTCGAGACGGTTACCACCCGCCACCTTGTTGCTGCTGGGGGTGCCGCGGCCGGAGTGGTCGGCACGGCGGTAGCCGCAATCTCCCATACGGCAACGATTGCAGCGGCATTTGCCGCCTTTGCGGGATGTGCGCCGTGGACCTTGGTGCGGCATCGGGCGCGACGCCGGCGCGCGGAACTGCGCGCCGTCTGGCCGGACGTCGTGGACAACCTGGCGTCGGCGGTCCGAGCCGGACTTGCCTTGCCGGAGGCTGTCGCGCAGTTGGCGGACCGGGGACCTGACGAATTACGCCCGACTTTTCGCCGTTTCGCTGACGATTACCGCGTCAGCGGCAATTTCGCCGCCAGCCTGGACGAACTCAAACGCCGGTTGGCCGACCCGACCGCCGACCGGATCATCGAATCGCTGCGGATGGCGCGCGAAGTCGGCGGCACCGACCTTGGCCGCTTGTTGCGCACTCTGTCGGTCTTTCTCCGCGAAGACCTTCGCATTCGCGCCGAATTGGAAACCCGGCAGGGCTGGACGGTCAACGGCGCACGTCTCGCCGTCCTCGCCCCATGGCTGCTGCTTGGGCTTCTGTCGTTGCATCCTGCCGCAGTTCATGCGTACAACAGCGCGGCGGGCGTGGTCATTCTCACCGTCGGTGCGTCCGTCAGTGCCGTCGCTTACCGGGCTATGGTGCGGATCGGACGCCTTCCTGAAGAAGAACGGGTGCTCCGATGA
- a CDS encoding CpaF family protein, which yields MDAVAVVEDEVRELIRRRGIDPMTEPSVVRALVEEVVHAYDDRSLTGDLPPLADRAAAIQDICDALSGLGPLQRYMDDPQVEEIWINAPGRVFVARAGRSELTSTILGEAQIRELVERMLKASGRRVDFSTPFVDATLIDGSRLHVVIPDVTRTHWAVNIRKFVLTAHSLDELVARGTLTPAAARFLEASVVAGLNIIVAGGTQAGKTTLLNCLAAAIPARERVISCEEVFELRIPLPDVVAMQTRQPSLEGTGEIPLRRLVKEALRMRPSRIIVGEVRHEECLDLLLAFNAGIPGMCTIHANSAREAVAKMCTLPLLAGENVSHAFVVPTVARSVDLVIHTKTDSTGRRRVQEIIGIPGRVEDSGNGLVIETVDIFSWRDGRLVRAEGFPPHPEWFAAAGYHLPELLDSGADG from the coding sequence ATGGATGCCGTCGCTGTCGTCGAGGACGAAGTACGGGAGCTGATACGCCGACGCGGTATCGACCCGATGACCGAGCCGAGCGTCGTCCGTGCGCTCGTCGAGGAGGTCGTCCACGCCTACGATGACCGCAGTTTGACCGGCGACCTGCCGCCGCTCGCCGATCGAGCCGCCGCTATCCAAGACATTTGCGACGCGCTGTCGGGTCTCGGCCCGCTGCAACGGTACATGGATGATCCTCAAGTTGAAGAAATCTGGATTAATGCGCCAGGTCGCGTTTTTGTCGCCCGCGCCGGGCGGAGTGAGCTGACCAGCACCATTCTCGGCGAGGCACAAATCCGCGAGCTCGTCGAGCGGATGCTCAAAGCCTCCGGGCGGCGGGTCGATTTCTCGACTCCGTTCGTGGACGCGACCCTTATTGACGGGAGCCGACTACACGTCGTCATACCCGACGTCACCCGTACGCATTGGGCGGTGAACATCCGCAAGTTCGTGCTGACGGCGCATTCCTTGGATGAGCTTGTCGCACGGGGAACCCTCACCCCGGCGGCGGCGAGATTCCTGGAGGCTTCCGTCGTTGCCGGTTTGAATATCATCGTCGCCGGCGGCACACAAGCGGGCAAGACCACACTGCTCAATTGCCTGGCAGCGGCGATTCCCGCGCGGGAGCGGGTCATTTCCTGCGAAGAAGTCTTTGAGCTGCGCATTCCATTGCCGGACGTCGTCGCCATGCAGACCCGCCAGCCGAGCCTGGAGGGAACCGGAGAGATTCCGCTGCGACGACTGGTCAAGGAGGCGCTGCGGATGCGGCCGTCGCGCATCATCGTCGGGGAGGTACGCCATGAGGAATGCCTGGACCTGCTCTTGGCGTTCAATGCCGGCATCCCCGGCATGTGTACGATCCACGCTAACAGTGCACGGGAAGCCGTGGCGAAAATGTGCACACTTCCCTTGCTTGCCGGTGAAAACGTGAGTCACGCGTTCGTCGTTCCCACCGTTGCACGCTCGGTCGACCTTGTCATCCACACGAAGACCGACTCCACAGGCCGTCGAAGGGTCCAGGAAATTATCGGAATTCCCGGCCGGGTCGAAGACAGCGGTAACGGCCTGGTCATCGAAACGGTCGATATCTTCTCCTGGCGTGACGGACGTCTCGTACGGGCGGAGGGATTTCCCCCGCACCCTGAGTGGTTCGCCGCCGCCGGCTACCACCTTCCGGAGCTTCTCGACAGCGGAGCCGACGGCTGA